The following are from one region of the Anaeropeptidivorans aminofermentans genome:
- a CDS encoding sugar phosphate isomerase/epimerase family protein: MNFKFGVDSFIWTESFSQKDLWIIAKAKELGFEVVDFAISNPYTFPAELVKEELERVGIECVCTTTLTESTNPISPDPEIRRTAVAAIKKCVDICNYLGSPILGGVNYAAWGYITKKPRTAEEWQWGIESMREVGNYAKETGNVTICVECVNRFETFFLNIAEDAVKFCKDVGTGNIKVHLDCFHMIREEKSFRGAVLTCGKEYLGYIHVNENDRGIPGTGLVPFEEFFLAVKEVGYDGPLVIESFDPSFEELAGNCAIWRKFADTGEELAIEGLKNLKAIAEAL, from the coding sequence ATGAATTTTAAATTTGGAGTAGATAGCTTTATTTGGACGGAAAGTTTCAGCCAAAAGGATTTATGGATTATCGCTAAGGCAAAGGAATTAGGCTTTGAAGTCGTTGATTTTGCCATATCCAATCCATACACATTTCCTGCGGAACTTGTAAAGGAAGAATTAGAAAGAGTAGGGATTGAATGTGTATGTACTACGACCCTTACGGAAAGCACAAACCCCATTTCACCCGACCCTGAAATCAGGAGGACCGCTGTAGCCGCTATAAAAAAATGCGTGGATATCTGCAATTACTTAGGCTCTCCTATTCTTGGGGGTGTAAACTATGCCGCATGGGGCTATATTACCAAAAAGCCCCGGACAGCAGAGGAGTGGCAGTGGGGTATAGAAAGCATGCGTGAAGTGGGTAATTATGCTAAGGAAACGGGAAATGTTACCATCTGCGTAGAATGTGTAAACCGCTTTGAAACCTTCTTTTTAAATATAGCGGAAGATGCCGTGAAATTCTGTAAAGATGTAGGAACGGGCAATATAAAGGTGCATCTTGACTGCTTCCATATGATAAGGGAAGAAAAAAGCTTCCGGGGTGCCGTATTAACCTGCGGAAAAGAATATTTGGGCTATATTCATGTAAATGAAAACGACAGAGGCATTCCCGGTACAGGCCTTGTGCCCTTTGAAGAATTTTTCCTTGCAGTGAAGGAAGTAGGATACGACGGCCCCTTGGTAATCGAATCCTTTGACCCAAGCTTTGAAGAACTTGCAGGAAACTGCGCAATTTGGAGAAAGTTTGCAGATACAGGCGAAGAGCTTGCAATAGAGGGCTTAAAGAATTTAAAGGCCATAGCGGAAGCCCTGTAG
- a CDS encoding HAD family hydrolase codes for MGKYKGVIFDLDGTLLNTIEDLSDSVNEVLTYYGYPIHSYEAYKLKIGRGFRNLLEQSLPEGVQSEKLLDEALRLFLNTYDRKYTDKTRPYEGISELLLRLKEKGIKIGVNSNKRTDYTNHLIRLNFPEIPFVDIIGERENIPKKPNPVSALEIAEKMDLPVSEIIYIGDSGTDIQTGKNANMDTAGVLWGFRGRTELSEKGAVYIVEKAEDILDLF; via the coding sequence ATGGGAAAGTATAAAGGGGTCATATTTGACCTTGACGGTACGCTTCTTAACACCATCGAAGACCTTTCAGACAGCGTAAACGAGGTTTTGACCTACTACGGGTATCCTATCCATTCTTATGAAGCCTACAAGCTTAAAATAGGCAGAGGCTTCCGTAATCTTCTGGAACAGAGTCTTCCCGAAGGAGTGCAAAGTGAAAAGCTCCTTGATGAAGCATTGCGGCTATTCTTAAATACCTATGACAGAAAATATACCGATAAAACAAGGCCTTATGAAGGGATTTCAGAATTACTTTTAAGACTTAAGGAAAAGGGCATTAAAATCGGGGTGAATTCCAATAAGAGAACAGACTATACCAATCATCTGATAAGGCTTAACTTTCCTGAAATCCCCTTTGTAGATATTATCGGAGAGCGGGAGAATATCCCCAAAAAGCCTAACCCTGTCTCCGCCCTTGAAATCGCAGAGAAAATGGATTTGCCTGTTTCTGAAATCATTTACATAGGCGATTCGGGAACAGATATTCAAACGGGAAAAAACGCAAATATGGATACGGCAGGGGTTTTATGGGGCTTTAGGGGCCGTACAGAGCTTTCTGAAAAGGGTGCTGTCTATATTGTTGAAAAAGCAGAAGATATTTTGGATTTATTTTAA
- a CDS encoding cupin domain-containing protein: MPKLLDILEKFPCLPNEKRPMLIRKQDYPTALYPPNDAFTSDNTFTIVTTDTFMLGIYELCPGGVFLPLDIHPGDETYYILNGPVLQRSGNGQFAYLESGEGLWMPEGAWHCCHNFSNEKARILYFITPKAWSEAIPPAVIPSDEETKYYKGANNSTLPDMRGKIHDISRQGCTDDIGCWPPVDHQEARRDGAVYGIRDFEKLNNIHGTKHPMLMRFISSNDYGHFGEFILPAGGYGPRCSDPDVHAGDGALYCIDGPVTVNLVDLQESFILNPEDSFFLPAGTKYQLVNFENKPIKVVFAITEL, from the coding sequence ATGCCTAAATTATTAGATATTTTAGAAAAATTCCCCTGCCTTCCCAATGAGAAGAGGCCTATGCTTATTCGCAAGCAAGATTATCCAACGGCTTTATATCCGCCAAACGATGCCTTTACATCGGATAATACTTTTACGATTGTTACGACGGATACCTTTATGCTTGGTATTTATGAATTATGCCCGGGGGGTGTTTTCCTTCCTCTTGATATACACCCGGGAGATGAAACTTATTATATCTTAAACGGTCCTGTTTTACAGAGAAGCGGAAACGGCCAGTTTGCATATCTTGAAAGCGGCGAAGGCTTATGGATGCCGGAAGGCGCATGGCATTGCTGCCATAATTTCTCCAATGAGAAGGCGAGAATTTTATACTTTATCACGCCGAAAGCATGGAGCGAAGCAATTCCCCCTGCGGTTATCCCTTCAGATGAAGAGACGAAATACTACAAAGGCGCCAACAACAGCACTTTGCCTGATATGAGAGGTAAAATCCATGATATTTCAAGGCAGGGATGCACAGACGATATTGGCTGCTGGCCCCCTGTAGACCATCAAGAAGCCAGAAGAGACGGCGCAGTATACGGCATCAGAGACTTTGAAAAGCTTAACAATATCCATGGAACAAAACACCCCATGTTAATGAGATTTATTTCAAGCAATGACTACGGACATTTTGGTGAGTTTATACTTCCGGCAGGCGGATATGGCCCACGCTGTTCGGATCCGGATGTACATGCAGGAGACGGCGCATTATATTGTATTGACGGTCCCGTAACAGTAAACCTTGTTGACTTGCAGGAAAGCTTCATCCTAAATCCGGAAGATTCCTTCTTTTTACCTGCGGGAACAAAATATCAGCTTGTGAATTTTGAAAACAAACCTATTAAAGTAGTCTTTGCAATTACAGAATTATAA
- a CDS encoding class II fructose-bisphosphate aldolase — protein sequence MLVNMKEILEIAERERYAIPCINTPNVETIRAVIGAAEELNTPIIIDHAEVHDSLIPIERIGPEMIKYAKEASVPVCVHLDHGTDYNFVLRAIKAGFPSIMYDCSALPFEENIAKVKKFVQIAHAAGITVEAELGVMASTEEDTHADAETQVLTNEDIKKFFTEPEEAKIFAEETGCDALAVCFGTMHGIYAEPPVLDIDRVKEIRAALPKDCRVVMHGASGVEFSQVQNAIDAGCSKINYYSYMAKATTKFVGELIAEKEGKIAYHEVQEEAYKFMKSYAKEVILAFKNGK from the coding sequence ATGTTAGTAAACATGAAGGAAATTTTGGAAATAGCGGAAAGGGAAAGATACGCCATACCTTGTATCAATACACCGAATGTAGAGACAATCCGCGCGGTGATAGGGGCAGCTGAGGAGTTAAACACCCCTATAATCATTGACCATGCTGAGGTGCATGACTCCCTGATACCTATTGAGAGAATCGGCCCTGAAATGATTAAATATGCGAAAGAAGCATCTGTACCTGTTTGTGTTCATTTAGACCACGGCACAGATTATAATTTTGTGCTTCGTGCAATAAAAGCAGGCTTCCCTTCTATTATGTATGATTGCAGTGCGCTGCCTTTTGAGGAAAATATCGCAAAGGTTAAAAAATTTGTTCAAATCGCTCATGCAGCCGGCATAACAGTTGAAGCGGAGCTTGGGGTTATGGCTTCAACAGAAGAAGATACCCACGCTGACGCTGAAACTCAAGTATTAACCAACGAAGATATTAAGAAGTTTTTTACGGAGCCGGAAGAAGCAAAAATATTTGCCGAGGAAACAGGCTGTGATGCTTTAGCGGTTTGCTTCGGCACGATGCATGGCATATACGCAGAACCCCCGGTGCTTGATATAGACAGAGTAAAAGAAATTAGAGCGGCTTTACCGAAGGATTGCCGTGTGGTTATGCACGGAGCCTCCGGGGTAGAGTTCTCACAGGTTCAGAATGCGATTGACGCAGGATGCTCAAAAATAAACTACTATTCTTATATGGCAAAAGCAACGACGAAATTTGTAGGAGAGCTTATTGCAGAAAAAGAAGGCAAAATCGCTTACCATGAAGTACAGGAAGAAGCTTATAAATTCATGAAGAGCTATGCCAAAGAAGTAATTCTTGCATTTAAAAACGGAAAGTAA
- a CDS encoding BglG family transcription antiterminator, which yields MDLISEKVIRSIVDVDGYITANSLADLTGISASNIKHNLSQIKKELEKFHASLQSIPKKGFLLVATPEQRQEIIHALNEAVSRTSEFYTYRKEYILETLFLYPANYTIQLFSDELSVSRNTIQKDLEQIDKELKKFHVEIRRVRNQGIILEGNEFNIRQSMIDCNNSKYWNWNRDTILEDTGPMDRRISKKAYTYLSNTYSKEDLIAAQEELQAGEIKLGIQFIDISFGRLLEYLAITMERVRLGKKINKEEQKGQPVKIPDKYLEAALHILKHVLPEMKKGYLPEAQYLAARLFVASTCDDANIEADDEYKDIVIDFLLRIEEIIGTKLLSVNAELIKELSIAFVRIKIREAYQILDWSELYRDIQKQLTGLYGICMTNIHSVEECIGCRFRQDDVAWITLLIRNCIHDIKNRIPAILVHGTNYHTAFYQKEKIEEEIPKLIIKKSLYFKNFEPAMAENCLVISTVPFKDYADNVIEITKHINKNDLECIKNGLDNMEWRYQTKLIQELIHEVFETQLIMPDLSVPHKEEAISQMTELLLKNGCVEEGFLEDVLERERFCPTSIGNEIAIPHGYYDNILKNAIAVARVRHRVRWNQDEKVKLIFLIAIKYKEPLKIKVLFHYLYELIENQELLKKIKNADTSTQIYDYITKGKA from the coding sequence ATGGATCTTATCAGTGAAAAGGTTATAAGAAGCATTGTTGACGTTGACGGGTATATTACTGCAAATTCACTGGCAGATTTAACCGGTATATCCGCCAGTAATATTAAACATAATCTCTCCCAGATAAAAAAAGAGCTTGAAAAGTTTCATGCTTCCCTCCAGAGTATTCCGAAAAAGGGCTTTTTGCTGGTTGCTACGCCGGAGCAAAGGCAGGAAATTATCCATGCCTTAAATGAAGCCGTAAGCAGAACCTCGGAATTCTACACTTACAGAAAGGAATACATACTGGAAACTTTATTCCTTTACCCTGCCAATTATACGATTCAGCTTTTTTCAGATGAATTGTCTGTCAGCAGAAATACAATACAGAAGGATTTAGAACAGATAGATAAAGAGCTTAAAAAATTCCACGTAGAAATAAGGCGAGTACGAAATCAGGGGATTATCTTAGAAGGAAATGAGTTTAATATCCGCCAGTCCATGATAGACTGCAATAATTCGAAATATTGGAATTGGAACAGGGATACCATTTTGGAAGATACGGGGCCGATGGATAGAAGAATAAGTAAAAAGGCCTATACTTACCTTTCCAATACCTATTCAAAGGAAGATTTAATTGCCGCACAGGAAGAGCTCCAAGCAGGAGAAATAAAACTCGGTATTCAGTTTATTGATATTTCCTTCGGAAGGCTTTTGGAATACCTTGCCATTACTATGGAGAGGGTACGGCTGGGGAAGAAAATAAATAAAGAGGAGCAGAAAGGCCAGCCGGTAAAGATTCCCGACAAATATCTGGAGGCTGCGCTTCATATACTGAAGCATGTCCTGCCGGAAATGAAAAAGGGCTATTTACCCGAGGCACAGTATTTAGCTGCAAGACTTTTTGTTGCATCTACCTGCGATGATGCCAATATAGAGGCAGATGACGAATATAAAGATATTGTAATAGACTTTCTCCTTAGAATAGAAGAAATTATAGGCACTAAGCTGTTAAGTGTTAATGCTGAGCTTATTAAGGAACTAAGTATTGCGTTTGTACGGATAAAAATAAGAGAAGCTTACCAAATCCTTGATTGGAGCGAGCTTTACAGAGATATTCAAAAGCAGCTTACAGGCCTTTACGGTATCTGCATGACAAATATCCACAGCGTTGAAGAGTGCATCGGCTGCCGTTTCAGACAAGACGATGTGGCTTGGATTACCTTATTAATACGAAATTGTATCCATGATATAAAAAATCGCATTCCTGCCATACTTGTTCACGGAACAAACTATCATACGGCTTTTTATCAGAAAGAAAAGATAGAAGAGGAAATACCGAAACTAATTATTAAAAAAAGCTTATATTTTAAAAACTTTGAGCCTGCTATGGCAGAGAACTGTCTTGTTATTTCTACAGTGCCCTTTAAAGACTACGCAGATAACGTTATAGAGATTACAAAGCATATTAATAAAAATGACTTGGAATGCATTAAAAACGGTTTGGACAATATGGAGTGGCGTTATCAGACGAAGCTTATTCAAGAGCTTATCCACGAGGTTTTTGAAACGCAGCTGATTATGCCTGATTTATCCGTTCCCCATAAGGAAGAAGCCATAAGCCAGATGACGGAGCTTCTTTTAAAAAACGGCTGTGTAGAGGAGGGGTTTCTTGAAGATGTTTTAGAGCGTGAAAGGTTCTGCCCGACGTCAATAGGAAATGAAATTGCAATCCCCCATGGTTATTATGACAATATATTGAAAAATGCCATAGCTGTTGCCCGTGTACGCCATAGGGTTCGCTGGAATCAGGACGAAAAGGTAAAGCTTATATTCCTGATTGCCATTAAGTATAAAGAGCCTCTTAAAATAAAAGTGCTCTTCCATTACCTTTATGAGCTTATTGAAAATCAGGAACTTCTGAAAAAGATAAAGAATGCAGACACCAGTACACAGATATATGACTATATAACAAAAGGAAAAGCATAG
- a CDS encoding copper amine oxidase N-terminal domain-containing protein — protein MIKKNITAIGTAFIIAASAFSPVYAMNTNVALDPSVSYENTQINKAFTEFTGKITEFRDINGKTLVRVEENKDSMIDFVVDENTVIVDKDGLISIKDLKIGDELKSVYIMPQMTIMIYPAQLVSNVLIKVDNEGPSSIKVDLFDENLLSSTKDLRLNINPENPVLDQKGNPYEGSLENKSLLIYYTIVAESMPAQTTPEKIIVMDIDKTQLDIELPEEPGVPEEPQDKIDHELVESMQFFVNKTHVPTSGAYMKGDVVMVPLRAIAEAFGQSVEWNGENKSVKISDSTTITIGNKEYSVNGASLSFEEAPELKNELTYVPMNLILEAFNAQLRLDEGIFDLSVNQ, from the coding sequence ATGATTAAGAAAAACATTACGGCAATAGGTACAGCATTTATTATTGCAGCATCTGCATTTTCCCCGGTATATGCAATGAACACAAATGTAGCTTTAGATCCTTCGGTTTCTTACGAAAATACACAAATCAATAAAGCCTTCACTGAATTCACAGGCAAAATAACCGAATTCAGAGACATTAACGGCAAAACTTTAGTAAGAGTAGAAGAAAATAAAGATAGCATGATTGATTTTGTTGTTGATGAAAATACGGTTATTGTGGATAAAGACGGGCTTATCAGCATAAAAGACCTTAAAATCGGAGACGAACTTAAATCCGTATATATTATGCCTCAGATGACAATTATGATTTATCCGGCGCAGCTTGTTTCAAACGTATTAATTAAAGTAGACAATGAAGGCCCCAGCTCTATAAAAGTAGACCTTTTTGATGAAAATTTGCTTTCTTCCACCAAGGATTTAAGATTAAATATAAACCCTGAAAATCCGGTGCTTGACCAAAAAGGAAACCCTTATGAGGGAAGCCTTGAAAACAAATCTCTCCTGATTTATTATACTATCGTTGCCGAGAGCATGCCCGCCCAGACTACTCCGGAAAAGATAATCGTTATGGATATAGATAAAACCCAGCTTGATATTGAGCTTCCGGAAGAACCTGGTGTTCCTGAAGAACCACAGGATAAAATCGACCATGAACTTGTGGAAAGCATGCAGTTTTTCGTAAACAAAACCCACGTTCCTACCAGCGGCGCCTATATGAAAGGGGATGTCGTAATGGTTCCTTTAAGAGCTATTGCAGAAGCCTTCGGCCAGTCAGTTGAATGGAACGGAGAAAACAAAAGCGTTAAAATAAGCGACTCTACAACAATTACCATAGGAAACAAAGAATACAGTGTAAACGGCGCTTCCTTATCTTTTGAAGAAGCCCCAGAGCTTAAAAACGAGCTCACCTATGTTCCCATGAATCTTATTTTAGAAGCCTTTAACGCTCAATTAAGACTTGATGAAGGTATATTCGACCTTTCTGTAAACCAATAA
- a CDS encoding YeiH family protein yields MEKLKQMAPGIALTFFLAIPAHFLGQKFKIAGGPVFGILIGMILAFIKRPDCFSKGIQFTSKKILQYAIIFIGFNMNLFSIFKTGSQTVVLMIFTLSITFITAYFFSKLLKVERKTAVLIGVGTSICGGSAIAATAPVINADDEEIAFSISTIFLFNVLAAFIFPALGHILNMSDFNFGLWAGTAINDTSSVVAAGYSFSEAAGDQAVIVKLTRTLAIIPITLILSIYEGRRRGKAEGFSIKKIFPWFILGFVAAAIMNTFINIDPNIYNALYGAGKFMIIMAMTAIGLNTNIAKLVKTAGKPLMLGLICWIVLSISSLFFQNLFF; encoded by the coding sequence ATGGAAAAACTGAAACAAATGGCGCCGGGAATAGCCCTGACATTTTTTCTTGCAATTCCGGCCCATTTTTTAGGACAAAAATTTAAAATAGCAGGAGGACCTGTATTCGGTATTTTAATAGGTATGATTCTTGCATTTATAAAAAGACCCGACTGCTTTTCAAAAGGAATACAGTTTACGTCTAAAAAAATACTGCAATATGCTATTATTTTCATAGGCTTTAATATGAATCTGTTCAGTATTTTTAAAACAGGCTCCCAAACTGTAGTTCTTATGATATTTACTTTAAGCATCACCTTTATTACGGCATATTTTTTCAGCAAGCTTTTGAAGGTGGAGAGAAAAACTGCTGTTTTAATCGGGGTGGGAACATCTATATGCGGAGGCTCCGCCATAGCCGCAACAGCCCCTGTTATCAATGCAGACGATGAGGAAATTGCTTTTTCCATAAGCACTATATTTTTATTTAATGTTTTGGCGGCATTTATCTTTCCGGCACTGGGCCATATTTTAAATATGAGCGATTTTAATTTCGGTCTTTGGGCAGGAACTGCCATAAATGATACCTCATCTGTAGTTGCCGCCGGATATTCCTTCAGCGAAGCTGCCGGAGACCAGGCCGTAATCGTAAAGCTTACCAGAACCCTTGCAATTATCCCCATTACGCTTATTTTATCTATCTATGAGGGAAGAAGGAGAGGGAAGGCAGAAGGCTTTTCCATTAAAAAGATATTTCCCTGGTTTATTTTAGGCTTTGTTGCCGCCGCTATTATGAATACTTTTATAAATATAGACCCTAATATATATAACGCTCTTTACGGAGCAGGGAAATTTATGATAATAATGGCAATGACTGCAATCGGCCTTAATACGAATATTGCAAAACTTGTAAAAACAGCAGGAAAGCCCCTCATGCTTGGGCTTATATGCTGGATTGTTTTAAGCATTTCATCGCTTTTCTTTCAAAATTTATTTTTCTAA
- a CDS encoding NAD(P)-dependent oxidoreductase, whose amino-acid sequence MKIAWIGTGVMGKPMALHLKNGGHEIKAYNRSSEKADALEEFGITPCKTIEECVKDAEFIFTIVGFPKDVEEVYFSPEGILAFAKEGAVAIDMTTSSPELAKRIYEEGKKKNIHTIDAPVSGGDSGAKAGTLSIMAGGDKEGFEKALPLFELMGKNIIYMGGPGCGQHTKAANQIAIAGAVAAMTEAIYYAEENGLDIEFMLNAIKNGAAGSWQLMNTAPRVLNGDFDPGFFIKHFIKDMNIIKSVMAEKGKELTMLNSVCSLYEALMEKGHGDEGTQALIKYYRG is encoded by the coding sequence ATGAAAATAGCATGGATAGGCACAGGCGTTATGGGAAAGCCAATGGCTTTGCATCTGAAAAATGGGGGACATGAAATAAAAGCCTATAACAGAAGCTCCGAAAAAGCCGATGCCCTTGAGGAATTTGGCATTACCCCTTGTAAAACCATAGAAGAGTGCGTTAAAGACGCCGAGTTTATATTTACCATCGTCGGTTTTCCGAAAGACGTTGAAGAGGTATACTTTTCACCGGAAGGAATCCTTGCGTTTGCTAAAGAGGGGGCTGTGGCAATTGATATGACCACGTCCTCACCGGAGCTTGCAAAGCGTATATATGAAGAAGGGAAGAAGAAGAATATACATACGATAGACGCACCGGTTTCCGGCGGAGATTCAGGCGCAAAGGCCGGAACTTTATCCATCATGGCCGGGGGCGACAAGGAAGGATTTGAAAAAGCCCTGCCTTTATTTGAGCTTATGGGTAAAAACATCATATATATGGGCGGACCCGGCTGCGGCCAGCACACAAAGGCGGCAAACCAGATAGCAATAGCAGGGGCCGTTGCCGCAATGACAGAAGCCATATATTACGCCGAGGAAAACGGCCTGGATATAGAATTCATGCTGAATGCCATAAAAAATGGAGCCGCCGGAAGCTGGCAGCTTATGAATACGGCCCCGAGGGTTTTGAACGGAGATTTCGACCCGGGATTTTTCATAAAGCATTTTATTAAAGATATGAACATCATAAAATCTGTTATGGCTGAAAAGGGAAAAGAGCTTACTATGCTTAATTCTGTATGCAGTCTTTATGAAGCGCTTATGGAAAAAGGCCATGGGGACGAAGGCACTCAGGCCCTTATAAAATATTACAGAGGATAG
- a CDS encoding amidohydrolase, with amino-acid sequence MSVSVEELKRRACEAIDKNRDKIIEIGESIFSEPELGYKEVKTAAKVKKIFDELGYEYEDEVAITGVIAPLKGKETKARVAVMGELDAVVSPAHRCADKTTGAAHACGHNAMIAGLMGVAYALHGTGIMEELSGDIVLMAVPAEEYVEIEYRNNLRKEGKIHFLGGKQEFIRIGKMDDIDMMIMQHLANVNDKGIKVIANSGSNGFLGKLIQYKGKEAHSGGAPHLGINALNAATLGLTAVHMQRETFQDKDHIRVHPIITKGGDLVNVVPADVRIETYIRGANVEAILDADKKVTRAFKAGGDAVGAETIITDLPGYLPTVLEYGLMDVMYENLKTLYKEDEVLYEAEAGAGSTDVGDVSVIMPTMQSNFCAVTGDFHSKDFEITDKETAYINTAKGLVMTAIDLLANGAEKALEIKKNFKPQMTKEEYLRTWGKLDV; translated from the coding sequence ATGTCCGTATCTGTTGAGGAACTTAAAAGAAGAGCCTGTGAAGCTATTGACAAAAACCGAGACAAAATCATAGAAATCGGTGAGTCTATATTTTCAGAGCCGGAGCTTGGCTACAAAGAGGTAAAAACCGCTGCTAAGGTTAAAAAGATATTTGATGAGCTTGGATACGAATATGAAGACGAAGTTGCAATAACAGGAGTTATAGCTCCCCTTAAAGGCAAGGAAACAAAAGCAAGAGTTGCCGTAATGGGAGAGCTTGACGCAGTAGTTTCCCCTGCGCATAGATGTGCCGATAAGACTACGGGAGCTGCTCATGCCTGCGGACATAATGCCATGATAGCGGGCCTTATGGGCGTTGCTTATGCCCTTCACGGAACAGGAATTATGGAAGAGCTTTCAGGTGATATCGTTCTTATGGCTGTTCCTGCAGAAGAATATGTTGAAATAGAATATAGAAATAATTTAAGAAAAGAAGGCAAAATCCATTTTCTTGGCGGCAAGCAGGAATTTATCCGCATTGGAAAAATGGACGATATTGACATGATGATTATGCAGCATCTTGCCAATGTGAACGACAAGGGCATAAAGGTAATTGCCAACAGCGGAAGCAACGGCTTCTTAGGAAAGCTTATTCAATATAAAGGCAAGGAAGCCCATTCCGGCGGCGCCCCGCACCTTGGCATAAACGCTCTTAATGCCGCTACATTAGGCCTTACAGCAGTACATATGCAAAGAGAAACATTCCAGGATAAAGACCATATCAGGGTTCACCCGATTATTACAAAGGGCGGAGACCTTGTTAACGTTGTGCCTGCCGATGTAAGAATAGAAACTTACATCAGGGGAGCAAATGTTGAAGCGATTCTTGACGCCGATAAGAAGGTTACAAGGGCATTTAAGGCCGGCGGAGACGCTGTCGGAGCAGAAACTATTATAACAGACCTTCCCGGATACCTTCCTACGGTTCTTGAATACGGCCTTATGGATGTTATGTATGAAAACCTTAAAACGCTTTACAAGGAAGACGAAGTTCTTTACGAAGCGGAGGCAGGAGCAGGCTCTACAGACGTCGGCGACGTTTCTGTAATTATGCCTACGATGCAGTCTAATTTCTGTGCCGTAACAGGTGATTTCCACTCCAAAGATTTTGAAATAACCGACAAGGAAACAGCCTATATCAATACGGCAAAGGGCCTTGTAATGACGGCTATCGACCTTCTTGCAAACGGAGCAGAAAAAGCCCTTGAAATAAAGAAAAACTTCAAGCCTCAGATGACAAAAGAAGAATATTTAAGAACATGGGGAAAGCTTGACGTATAA
- a CDS encoding metal ABC transporter permease — translation MLELIGALFSYNFIIRAAIVGILVALCSALLGVSLVLKRFSMIGDGLSHVGFGALAVAMALNLAPLQVAVPVVMLAAFLLLRISQNSTIKGDAAIAVIASSSVSIGIIAVAMTTGLNVDIHNFMFGSILAMSKNDLYLSVFVALCVIVLYILFYNKIFAVTFDEDFAKATGTNVGAYNMLISMLTALTIVVGMRMMGAVLISSLIIFPALTSMRVFRSFKKVIISSALISVLCFFIGLCISFLYSLPTGASIVIVNLCCFILFYFFGRIRKI, via the coding sequence ATGCTTGAGCTTATAGGAGCGCTTTTTTCATATAATTTCATTATAAGGGCTGCTATTGTAGGCATTTTGGTTGCTCTCTGCTCTGCCCTTTTAGGCGTAAGCCTTGTACTTAAAAGATTTTCCATGATAGGCGACGGCCTTTCCCACGTTGGCTTTGGGGCGCTTGCCGTTGCTATGGCATTAAATCTTGCCCCCTTGCAGGTAGCAGTTCCCGTTGTTATGCTTGCGGCATTTCTGCTTTTAAGAATAAGCCAAAACAGCACCATCAAAGGCGACGCCGCAATAGCTGTTATCGCAAGCAGCTCCGTATCCATAGGCATTATAGCCGTTGCTATGACAACGGGGCTTAATGTGGATATTCATAATTTTATGTTCGGAAGCATTCTTGCCATGAGTAAAAATGATTTATATTTAAGCGTATTTGTGGCATTATGTGTTATTGTGCTTTATATCCTGTTTTATAACAAAATATTTGCCGTAACCTTTGATGAGGATTTTGCAAAAGCCACCGGAACCAATGTAGGGGCCTATAATATGCTCATATCCATGCTCACGGCTTTAACCATCGTAGTGGGTATGAGAATGATGGGCGCTGTACTTATTTCAAGCCTGATTATATTTCCGGCCCTTACTTCCATGAGGGTTTTCAGAAGCTTTAAAAAAGTTATTATTTCATCGGCTTTAATATCCGTCCTATGTTTTTTTATAGGCTTATGCATATCCTTTCTATATTCCCTGCCTACAGGAGCAAGCATTGTTATTGTAAATTTATGCTGCTTTATTCTCTTTTACTTCTTTGGAAGAATAAGAAAAATATAA